The proteins below come from a single Sphingomicrobium sediminis genomic window:
- a CDS encoding ester cyclase has translation MSMYDTARKFFDACETGQGWDACRPYCKSNASFSAQADALDEIKTVEAYADWMKGMMPLMPDAHYDLKFFGVDKDRQCAAAAAVYHGTHTGGEGDHAPTGKSFAGDYVFVMDFDGDRISHVNKVWNDVHSLRQLGWME, from the coding sequence ATGAGCATGTACGATACGGCGCGGAAGTTTTTCGATGCGTGCGAGACAGGCCAGGGCTGGGATGCCTGCAGACCCTATTGCAAGAGCAATGCGAGCTTCAGCGCGCAGGCCGATGCACTCGACGAGATCAAGACGGTCGAAGCCTATGCCGACTGGATGAAGGGCATGATGCCGCTCATGCCGGACGCGCATTACGATCTCAAATTTTTCGGCGTCGACAAGGACCGTCAATGCGCCGCGGCAGCCGCCGTCTATCATGGCACCCATACTGGCGGGGAAGGCGACCATGCGCCGACCGGCAAGAGCTTTGCCGGCGACTATGTGTTCGTCATGGATTTCGACGGCGACCGGATCAGCCACGTCAACAAGGTGTGGAACGACGTCCACTCGCTGCGCCAGTTGGGTTGGATGGAATAG